One Rossellomorea aquimaris DNA window includes the following coding sequences:
- a CDS encoding glutathione peroxidase, whose translation MTTIYDFTVKRSNGSVTSLEEYQGKVMLIVNTASKCGFTPQFEELQGLYEEYKEEGLVVLGFPCDQFMNQEFDDQKEIMEFCQVNYGVSFPMFAKVDVKGKEAHPLFTFLTKEKKGVLLSNIKWNFTKFLVGKNGKVVDRYSPQTNPRKIEDDIKRLLQAE comes from the coding sequence ATGACGACAATATATGATTTCACCGTAAAAAGATCGAATGGATCTGTGACGTCTCTGGAGGAGTACCAAGGGAAAGTGATGCTTATTGTGAACACAGCCAGTAAGTGTGGCTTTACGCCTCAATTTGAGGAACTGCAGGGCCTGTATGAAGAGTATAAGGAAGAAGGTCTTGTTGTCCTTGGATTTCCATGTGATCAGTTCATGAACCAGGAATTTGATGATCAGAAGGAAATCATGGAGTTTTGTCAGGTGAATTACGGGGTATCTTTTCCGATGTTTGCGAAAGTCGACGTGAAAGGGAAGGAAGCTCATCCTCTGTTCACATTTTTAACGAAAGAGAAAAAGGGTGTCCTTCTTTCGAACATTAAATGGAACTTCACTAAATTTTTAGTGGGGAAAAATGGAAAGGTAGTTGATCGTTATTCTCCGCAAACAAATCCCCGCAAAATTGAGGACGATATTAAAAGGTTACTTCAAGCAGAATAG
- a CDS encoding YaaC family protein, which yields MKEIYQQWDFIHYFQSAEYSQKFLKKCYEKLGSSQAEMKSYDNCYPFMYYLEQGELYYRQAMQSPISLKPILLFYGFIHFIKAIVLTEDPLYPETTTVLAHGITSRKRKKQQYRFLQDEVKVQKNGLFSHFSNLLFHVKHIVGEKFKMEDLLVQIPELEGAFQILLKKKTMFWFNHQHELIIDESLLSHFHMSERLFKQYLNEKVTENFTWISENTLQSLLVQEQLPVRWHLNKNSLALPGIRNEATTIPEVLIHYAILYNLSMIARYETEWWVELLKNRTNEDYPIIHTFINVTTEKAPFLLLKLLQDKM from the coding sequence TTGAAGGAAATATATCAACAATGGGACTTCATCCACTATTTTCAGTCTGCAGAATACTCCCAGAAGTTTCTAAAAAAATGTTATGAAAAGTTGGGGTCTTCTCAAGCTGAAATGAAAAGCTATGATAACTGTTATCCATTCATGTACTACTTGGAGCAAGGGGAACTTTACTACAGACAAGCCATGCAATCTCCTATATCACTCAAGCCCATTTTGCTTTTCTATGGGTTCATTCACTTTATCAAAGCCATTGTGTTAACGGAGGACCCCCTATATCCAGAAACAACCACGGTCCTGGCCCATGGGATTACCTCAAGGAAAAGAAAAAAGCAGCAGTACCGCTTTTTACAAGACGAAGTTAAGGTACAGAAAAATGGTTTGTTTTCACACTTTTCCAACCTCTTGTTTCACGTGAAACATATCGTGGGGGAAAAATTCAAGATGGAAGATTTACTCGTACAAATTCCTGAACTTGAAGGAGCATTTCAAATTTTGCTCAAAAAGAAAACGATGTTCTGGTTCAATCACCAACATGAGCTGATTATTGATGAGTCACTACTATCCCATTTTCATATGTCAGAACGTTTGTTCAAACAATATCTGAATGAAAAGGTAACAGAAAATTTCACTTGGATTTCGGAAAATACGTTACAATCACTACTTGTTCAAGAGCAACTTCCCGTTAGATGGCACTTGAACAAAAACAGTTTAGCCCTGCCCGGTATTCGGAATGAAGCCACCACAATACCTGAAGTACTCATCCATTATGCCATCCTATACAATTTAAGCATGATTGCCCGATACGAAACAGAATGGTGGGTGGAACTGTTAAAAAACCGAACCAATGAAGACTATCCCATCATCCATACATTCATCAATGTCACAACAGAAAAAGCTCCGTTTCTTTTACTGAAATTACTTCAGGATAAAATGTAG
- the guaB gene encoding IMP dehydrogenase: protein MWDSKFAKEGLTFDDVLLLPAKSEVLPKDVNISVELTDSIKLNVPVISAGMDTVTEAEMAIAMARQGGLGIIHKNMSIEQQAEQVDKVKRSESGVISDPFFLTPDHQVFSAEHLMGKYRISGVPIVNNEQEQKLVGILTNRDLRFIQDYSIQISDVMTKENLVTAPVGTTLEEAEKILQQYKIEKLPLIDQEGTLKGLITIKDIEKVIEFPNSAKDDQGRLLVGAAVGISKDTLTRVEHLVKAHVDVIVIDTAHGHSAGVLSIVREIREAYPTLNIVAGNVATAEATRELIEAGADVVKVGIGPGSICTTRVVAGVGVPQITAVYDCATEARKHGKSIIADGGIKYSGDIVKALAAGGHAVMLGSLLAGTSESPGETEIFQGRRFKVYRGMGSVSSMEKGSKDRYFQEEAKKFVPEGIEGRIPYKGPLADTLYQLIGGLRSGMGYCGTKDLYELREQAQFIKMTGAGLRESHPHDVQITKEAPNYSL from the coding sequence ATGTGGGATTCTAAATTTGCTAAAGAAGGTTTAACGTTTGATGATGTCTTATTATTACCAGCCAAATCAGAGGTATTACCAAAGGATGTAAACATCTCTGTTGAGTTAACAGATTCAATTAAATTGAATGTTCCTGTGATCAGTGCAGGAATGGATACTGTAACAGAAGCTGAAATGGCAATAGCAATGGCTCGACAAGGTGGACTGGGTATCATCCACAAGAATATGAGTATTGAACAGCAGGCTGAGCAGGTTGATAAAGTAAAACGTTCCGAAAGTGGAGTTATCTCTGATCCATTCTTTTTAACTCCGGATCATCAAGTCTTTTCTGCAGAACACTTGATGGGCAAATATAGAATTTCCGGTGTTCCGATTGTGAACAACGAACAAGAGCAAAAGTTGGTAGGGATTTTAACAAATCGTGATCTTCGTTTCATCCAGGATTACTCCATTCAAATCTCGGATGTCATGACGAAGGAAAATCTCGTGACAGCTCCTGTTGGCACTACCCTAGAAGAAGCGGAAAAAATTCTTCAGCAATACAAAATTGAGAAGCTTCCTCTGATTGATCAAGAAGGGACACTTAAGGGATTAATTACGATTAAAGATATCGAAAAAGTAATTGAGTTCCCTAACTCTGCTAAAGATGATCAAGGACGCTTATTAGTTGGAGCAGCTGTCGGTATTTCGAAAGATACGCTGACTCGTGTTGAACATTTAGTGAAAGCACATGTGGATGTCATAGTAATCGATACGGCTCACGGTCATTCAGCAGGAGTTCTTTCTATTGTTCGTGAAATCCGCGAAGCTTATCCAACGTTAAATATCGTAGCAGGTAATGTGGCAACGGCTGAAGCGACACGTGAATTAATTGAAGCTGGTGCTGATGTTGTCAAGGTGGGGATTGGACCTGGTTCAATCTGTACGACCCGTGTTGTTGCAGGTGTCGGTGTTCCACAAATTACCGCTGTATATGATTGTGCAACGGAAGCAAGAAAGCATGGAAAGAGCATCATCGCCGATGGTGGCATCAAGTATTCAGGTGATATCGTTAAAGCATTGGCAGCTGGTGGACATGCTGTTATGTTAGGAAGCTTACTTGCAGGTACATCTGAAAGCCCTGGAGAAACGGAAATCTTCCAGGGACGCCGATTCAAGGTTTACAGAGGAATGGGATCCGTCAGCTCCATGGAAAAAGGATCAAAGGACCGCTATTTCCAGGAAGAAGCGAAAAAGTTTGTTCCAGAAGGCATTGAAGGACGCATTCCTTACAAAGGGCCTTTAGCTGATACACTGTATCAGTTAATCGGAGGCTTACGTTCAGGCATGGGATACTGTGGAACGAAGGATTTATACGAGCTGAGAGAGCAGGCACAGTTTATAAAAATGACGGGTGCCGGACTTCGTGAAAGTCATCCTCATGATGTGCAAATTACGAAAGAAGCACCCAATTATTCATTATAA
- a CDS encoding D-alanyl-D-alanine carboxypeptidase family protein, with the protein MMVFMMAMGMVERPANAQGDLDVNAKAAILVEASTGKILYEKNSENAQGIASMTKMMTEYLLLEAIEEGKVKWDQKYTVPTNLSKMSHNGELSNVSLREEGTYTIKELYEAMAIYSANAATIAITETIAGSEANFVKMMNEKAKELGLEKYKFVNSTGLNNSDLQPYVDQVVGGPEEENVMSAKDVATLAYRLLHDYPEVLETSSIPKKVFAEGTEDETQMDNWNWMLPGLIREYEGMDGLKTGTTDFAGANFTGTAERDGMRFITVVMDVEVPTGENSYDARFSETRKMMDYAFNNYTIEEVLPADYQMKGQKTLPVEKGKEKEVQIKTDAALSMVIKNGEEDQYKPKFVLDKKKLNDDSELTAPVKKGEKVGYVTLESKDKKDLGYLTDKGTNASKASVVAVDGVEKANWFVLSMRAVGGFFGDIWNSVTSTVKGWF; encoded by the coding sequence ATGATGGTTTTTATGATGGCAATGGGTATGGTAGAGAGACCAGCAAATGCTCAGGGAGACTTGGACGTTAACGCAAAAGCTGCGATTTTAGTAGAAGCAAGCACGGGCAAAATTCTTTATGAAAAGAATTCGGAAAATGCTCAAGGAATTGCAAGTATGACGAAAATGATGACAGAGTACCTGTTACTGGAAGCAATTGAAGAAGGTAAAGTGAAATGGGACCAGAAGTATACGGTGCCAACTAATCTTTCCAAAATGTCTCATAATGGTGAACTCAGTAATGTTTCCCTTCGAGAAGAAGGCACTTATACGATAAAAGAATTGTATGAAGCAATGGCTATTTATTCTGCTAATGCAGCAACGATTGCCATTACGGAAACGATTGCCGGCTCTGAAGCGAACTTCGTTAAAATGATGAATGAAAAAGCTAAGGAACTGGGCTTGGAAAAATATAAATTTGTTAATTCCACAGGTTTGAATAATAGTGATTTACAGCCTTATGTAGATCAAGTGGTAGGTGGTCCGGAAGAAGAAAATGTGATGTCTGCTAAGGACGTTGCAACACTTGCGTATCGCTTGCTTCATGATTATCCGGAGGTACTTGAGACTTCCAGTATTCCCAAGAAGGTTTTCGCAGAAGGAACTGAAGATGAAACACAAATGGATAACTGGAACTGGATGTTACCGGGACTGATCCGCGAATACGAAGGAATGGACGGCCTGAAAACAGGTACGACTGATTTTGCGGGTGCCAACTTCACAGGAACAGCAGAAAGAGACGGAATGAGATTCATTACGGTTGTAATGGACGTTGAAGTTCCAACTGGTGAAAACTCCTATGATGCCCGTTTTAGTGAAACAAGAAAAATGATGGATTATGCATTTAACAATTATACAATTGAGGAAGTACTCCCTGCTGACTATCAAATGAAAGGTCAAAAGACACTTCCAGTTGAAAAAGGTAAGGAAAAAGAAGTTCAAATCAAAACTGATGCAGCCCTAAGCATGGTGATTAAGAACGGCGAAGAAGATCAATATAAGCCGAAGTTTGTGTTGGATAAGAAAAAGCTGAACGATGACAGTGAACTGACTGCTCCTGTTAAAAAAGGAGAAAAAGTTGGGTATGTCACGTTAGAATCAAAGGATAAGAAAGATTTAGGGTACCTTACAGATAAGGGGACAAATGCATCGAAAGCATCTGTCGTAGCTGTAGATGGTGTTGAAAAAGCAAACTGGTTTGTCCTTTCAATGAGAGCTGTAGGTGGTTTCTTCGGGGACATCTGGAACTCGGTTACATCAACGGTTAAAGGCTGGTTCTAA
- the pdxS gene encoding pyridoxal 5'-phosphate synthase lyase subunit PdxS, whose protein sequence is MNTGTDRVKRGMAEMQKGGVIMDVVNAEQAKVAEAAGAVAVMALERVPADIRAAGGVARMADPRIIEEVMGAVSIPVMAKARIGHIVEARVLESMGVDYLDESEVLTPADEEYHLNKRDFTVPFVCGCRDLGEAARRIGEGASMLRTKGEPGTGNIVEAVRHMRKVNAQVRKLVSMNEDEIMTEAKLLGAPYELLLEIKENGRLPVVNFAAGGIATPADAALMMELGADGVFVGSGIFKSENPEKFAKAIVEATTHYQDYKLIAELSKELGVAMKGVEISSILPENRMQDRGW, encoded by the coding sequence ATGAATACTGGTACAGATCGTGTTAAAAGAGGTATGGCCGAAATGCAAAAAGGCGGCGTTATTATGGACGTTGTGAATGCAGAGCAGGCAAAAGTTGCTGAAGCTGCCGGTGCAGTGGCAGTAATGGCTTTAGAACGAGTTCCAGCAGACATCCGTGCTGCAGGTGGGGTAGCAAGAATGGCAGATCCTCGTATTATTGAAGAAGTTATGGGCGCTGTGTCGATTCCAGTAATGGCAAAGGCTCGTATTGGTCATATTGTAGAGGCAAGAGTTCTTGAATCAATGGGTGTTGATTATCTTGATGAGAGTGAAGTATTGACGCCTGCTGATGAAGAGTACCATTTAAATAAAAGAGATTTCACTGTTCCATTCGTATGCGGATGCCGTGATTTAGGTGAAGCTGCCCGCCGTATTGGTGAAGGTGCATCTATGCTGCGTACAAAGGGTGAGCCTGGAACAGGTAACATCGTTGAAGCGGTTCGTCATATGCGTAAAGTAAATGCTCAAGTACGCAAGCTTGTGAGCATGAATGAAGATGAGATCATGACAGAAGCGAAGTTACTGGGAGCTCCATACGAATTATTGTTAGAAATTAAAGAAAACGGACGTTTACCTGTTGTAAACTTTGCTGCAGGCGGAATTGCAACACCAGCTGATGCGGCTCTTATGATGGAATTAGGGGCTGACGGAGTATTCGTAGGTTCTGGTATCTTCAAATCAGAAAACCCTGAGAAATTTGCAAAAGCGATTGTAGAAGCGACAACTCACTATCAAGATTACAAGTTGATCGCAGAGCTATCTAAAGAGCTTGGTGTAGCAATGAAGGGAGTAGAAATTTCTTCTATTTTACCTGAAAACCGTATGCAAGATCGTGGATGGTAA
- the pdxT gene encoding pyridoxal 5'-phosphate synthase glutaminase subunit PdxT yields the protein MLNIGVLGLQGAVREHVRSIEASGAKAIVIKRVEQLEEIQGLIMPGGESTTMRRLIDRYGFMEPLRQFAAAGKPIFGTCAGLILLAKHIVGYDEPHLGVMDVTVERNSFGRQKESFEADLSIAHIGEGFNAVFIRAPHIVEAGEDVEILAKHNERIVLARHGQFLGCSFHPELTDDHRLTSFFVEMVKESMEKTIA from the coding sequence ATGTTGAACATCGGTGTATTAGGACTTCAAGGTGCCGTCAGGGAGCATGTGCGTTCAATCGAAGCCTCTGGTGCCAAGGCCATCGTCATTAAGCGTGTGGAGCAGCTGGAAGAGATCCAAGGCCTGATCATGCCAGGTGGGGAAAGTACCACCATGAGAAGGCTGATCGATCGATATGGCTTTATGGAGCCGTTAAGACAATTCGCGGCAGCCGGGAAGCCGATCTTTGGAACATGTGCAGGATTGATTCTCTTAGCGAAGCACATTGTCGGTTACGACGAACCTCACCTTGGTGTGATGGACGTAACAGTGGAACGTAATTCCTTTGGGCGTCAGAAAGAAAGTTTTGAAGCGGATCTTTCGATTGCTCATATTGGAGAAGGGTTCAATGCCGTCTTCATCCGTGCTCCCCATATCGTGGAAGCTGGAGAAGATGTTGAAATCCTGGCTAAGCATAATGAACGCATTGTTCTTGCACGCCACGGGCAATTCCTCGGTTGCTCTTTCCATCCTGAATTAACAGATGATCACCGCTTGACGTCTTTCTTCGTTGAGATGGTGAAAGAAAGCATGGAAAAAACAATCGCATAA
- the serS gene encoding serine--tRNA ligase, giving the protein MLDIKYLRNNLKDVKARLEHRGENLEDFGKFEELDKRRRELLVESEELKSKRNDVSQQIAELKKEKKDAQDLIVEMREVGAMVKKLDDELRGIEEELERILLSIPNIPHETVPVGETEDDNIEARKWGEIREFDFEAQPHWDIATGLGILDFERAGKVTGSRFVFYKGLGARLERALINFMMDLHMDEHGYTEMIPPFLVNRASMTGTGQLPKFEEDAFRIESEDYFLVPTAEVPVTNYHRDEIMKGEELPVSYVAYSANFRSEAGSAGRDTRGLIRQHQFNKVELVRFVKPEDSYDELEKLTGHAEKVLQLLGLPYRVLSMCTADLGFTAAKKYDIEVWIPSYGTYREISSCSNFESFQARRANIRFRREAKGKPEHVHTLNGSGLAIGRTVAAILENYQQEDGSVIVPEALRPYMGGAEVIK; this is encoded by the coding sequence ATGTTAGACATTAAGTATTTACGTAATAATCTGAAAGATGTGAAGGCACGTCTAGAGCACCGTGGTGAGAATCTGGAGGATTTCGGTAAATTCGAAGAGCTTGATAAGAGAAGAAGAGAGCTGCTTGTGGAAAGTGAAGAATTAAAGAGCAAGCGTAATGATGTATCCCAGCAGATTGCAGAGCTGAAGAAAGAGAAAAAGGATGCTCAAGACCTGATTGTTGAGATGCGTGAAGTTGGGGCCATGGTGAAAAAACTGGATGATGAATTACGAGGAATTGAAGAGGAGTTAGAGCGCATCCTGCTTTCCATTCCTAACATTCCACATGAAACTGTACCTGTTGGTGAAACTGAGGACGATAATATAGAGGCCCGCAAATGGGGAGAGATTCGCGAGTTTGATTTCGAGGCACAACCTCACTGGGACATTGCAACGGGACTTGGGATCCTGGATTTCGAACGTGCCGGTAAAGTGACCGGAAGCCGTTTTGTTTTCTATAAAGGTTTAGGGGCAAGACTTGAAAGAGCCCTGATTAACTTCATGATGGATCTGCACATGGATGAGCATGGGTACACAGAAATGATCCCTCCATTCCTGGTGAATAGGGCGAGTATGACGGGAACAGGTCAACTTCCTAAGTTCGAGGAAGATGCGTTTAGAATAGAAAGCGAGGATTACTTCCTGGTTCCTACAGCAGAAGTACCTGTAACCAATTATCACCGTGACGAAATCATGAAGGGTGAAGAGTTACCTGTAAGTTATGTGGCGTACAGTGCCAACTTCCGTTCTGAAGCTGGATCTGCTGGCCGTGATACACGTGGTTTGATCCGTCAGCATCAGTTCAACAAAGTAGAGCTTGTTCGCTTTGTGAAGCCTGAAGATTCTTATGATGAGCTTGAGAAGCTGACTGGCCATGCTGAGAAAGTTCTTCAGTTACTGGGCTTACCATACCGTGTGTTATCTATGTGTACAGCGGATTTAGGTTTCACTGCTGCCAAGAAATACGACATTGAAGTATGGATCCCAAGCTACGGAACATACCGTGAGATTTCTTCTTGCAGTAACTTTGAAAGCTTCCAGGCAAGACGTGCGAACATTCGTTTCAGAAGAGAAGCTAAAGGAAAACCTGAACATGTGCATACGCTGAATGGTTCTGGTTTAGCAATCGGACGTACGGTTGCCGCTATCTTAGAAAACTACCAGCAAGAAGATGGATCTGTAATCGTTCCGGAAGCTCTTCGTCCGTATATGGGTGGAGCAGAAGTCATTAAATAA
- a CDS encoding hydrolase yields MESKETYFVDISSGDILQDPNQNASPSFRIFATPTEVTELKMLFNDNYGDDMSTMRRAQVPFRQYHNSPEDDQYDQSMKNIYSMIYKLGDTEARRHITEIGVLGHTSDSHLREDIKNLK; encoded by the coding sequence ATGGAATCAAAAGAAACCTATTTTGTAGATATAAGCAGTGGGGACATTCTGCAAGACCCTAATCAAAATGCCAGTCCAAGCTTTCGCATATTTGCTACCCCGACAGAAGTAACCGAACTGAAAATGTTGTTCAATGATAACTATGGTGATGACATGTCGACTATGAGACGGGCTCAGGTCCCTTTCCGCCAATATCACAATTCACCAGAGGACGATCAATATGATCAATCGATGAAAAACATCTATTCTATGATCTATAAGCTTGGTGACACAGAAGCACGGAGACATATTACCGAAATAGGCGTACTTGGACATACTTCGGATTCCCACTTAAGGGAGGATATCAAAAACCTTAAGTAA
- a CDS encoding deoxynucleoside kinase, with translation MNLRTKYGIPNNAVITIAGTVGVGKSTMTNGLAGALGFRTSFEKVDTNPYLDKFYQDFKSWSFHLQVYFLAERFKEQKKIFEYGGGFIQDRSIYEDTGIFARMHYEKGNMSEIDYETYTSLFDAMVMTPYFPHPDLLIYLEGSIDNVVDRIRERGRPMEQQTPVAYWEEMHERYENWINSFNACPVLRLDISEYDLVNDQNSIEPIVERIGYFIEQTRMLKS, from the coding sequence ATGAATCTTCGCACTAAATACGGGATCCCGAACAATGCCGTGATCACCATCGCCGGAACAGTCGGTGTCGGGAAATCCACTATGACAAACGGCTTGGCGGGCGCACTCGGCTTCCGGACGTCATTTGAAAAAGTTGATACCAATCCGTATCTTGATAAATTTTATCAGGACTTTAAAAGCTGGAGCTTCCATCTTCAAGTATACTTCTTGGCGGAACGCTTCAAAGAACAAAAGAAAATCTTTGAATACGGCGGCGGCTTCATTCAAGATCGTTCCATCTATGAAGATACAGGCATCTTCGCCCGCATGCATTATGAAAAAGGGAATATGAGCGAAATCGATTATGAAACGTACACAAGTCTTTTCGATGCTATGGTCATGACGCCATACTTCCCACACCCTGACCTTCTGATTTACCTTGAAGGATCCATTGATAATGTCGTTGATCGCATCCGTGAGCGCGGCCGCCCGATGGAACAACAAACACCTGTTGCCTACTGGGAAGAAATGCACGAGCGTTATGAAAACTGGATCAATTCTTTTAACGCTTGTCCCGTGCTGAGACTCGACATCAGCGAATACGACCTGGTGAACGATCAAAACTCAATCGAACCAATCGTTGAACGAATCGGGTATTTCATTGAACAGACGAGAATGTTGAAAAGCTAA
- a CDS encoding deoxynucleoside kinase, with product MGRIPFITVEGPIGIGKTSLAKAISEHFHFHLLKEIVDENPFLDKFYDDIEEWSFQTEMFFLCNRYKQLEEIEKHYLSQNKSVVADYHILKNIIFAKRTLKDEQQFKKYLNIYDILTSDMPRPNVVIYLNASLDTLLKRIEKRGRDFEKKISPLYLKQLSLDYEEYMNTFEKTHPDIPVLRYNGDHVDFVQNKEDLEHILTQLETTLKKGVHYHESSH from the coding sequence ATGGGGCGCATTCCTTTCATTACCGTTGAAGGCCCGATTGGAATTGGAAAAACCTCTCTGGCAAAAGCGATTTCAGAGCATTTCCATTTTCACTTACTGAAAGAAATCGTGGATGAAAACCCGTTCTTAGACAAGTTTTATGATGATATTGAAGAATGGAGCTTTCAAACAGAGATGTTTTTCTTATGCAATCGTTATAAACAGCTAGAGGAAATTGAAAAACACTACCTATCTCAAAACAAATCTGTTGTAGCAGATTATCATATTCTTAAAAACATCATCTTTGCTAAACGCACATTGAAAGATGAACAACAGTTCAAAAAGTATCTTAATATCTATGACATTCTAACGTCGGATATGCCGAGGCCAAATGTCGTGATTTATTTGAACGCAAGCCTCGATACGCTATTAAAGCGCATTGAAAAAAGAGGAAGAGACTTCGAAAAGAAAATCAGCCCTCTTTACCTTAAGCAGCTATCACTGGACTATGAAGAATATATGAATACATTTGAAAAAACTCACCCTGACATTCCTGTTCTTCGCTACAATGGCGACCACGTAGACTTCGTTCAAAATAAAGAGGACCTGGAACATATTCTTACACAGTTAGAGACTACACTTAAAAAAGGAGTTCACTATCATGAATCTTCGCACTAA
- a CDS encoding glycoside hydrolase family 18 protein: MQIHVVQPNQSLFGIAQAYGSTVKDIVDANELPNPDNLVVGQSLVIPIIGSFYFVQPGDSLWAISQKTGVPYQELARVNGISPNQPLQVGFRLYVPQKPKGNAEFNAYVEPYGKEVAQNLEDSAKEAAPYLTYLAPFSFQAKRDGTLQEPPLGNLIQTGKDNNNVMMMAITNQEEGTFSDELGRILLTDQAIQDKFLNNVVQTAKKYGFRDIHFDFEYLRPQDKEAYNQFLRKAKQRFNQEGWLLSTALAPKTSADQKGKWYEAHDYKAHGEIVDFVVIMTYEWGYSGGPAMAVSPIGPVREVLEYAISEMPPSKILMGQNLYGYDWTLPFVQGSTAKAISPQQAIKIAADNNVPIQYDQKAQAPFFKYRDGSSGKDHEVWFEDARSIQAKFDLMKELKLRGMSYWKLGLPFPQNWLLLSDNFNVVKR, translated from the coding sequence ATGCAAATTCATGTTGTCCAACCGAACCAATCGTTATTTGGTATCGCTCAAGCGTATGGATCAACAGTTAAGGATATAGTAGATGCCAATGAACTGCCTAACCCTGATAACCTCGTGGTCGGCCAATCACTGGTCATCCCTATTATAGGAAGCTTTTATTTTGTTCAACCTGGAGACAGCCTTTGGGCGATCAGTCAGAAAACAGGAGTCCCCTATCAGGAATTGGCAAGAGTGAATGGAATATCTCCCAATCAGCCTTTACAGGTGGGGTTTCGTTTATACGTTCCACAGAAGCCCAAAGGCAATGCGGAGTTTAACGCATATGTAGAGCCCTACGGAAAAGAAGTCGCCCAAAACCTTGAAGATAGCGCCAAGGAAGCAGCACCATACCTTACTTATCTTGCTCCCTTCAGTTTTCAAGCGAAACGTGACGGCACCCTTCAAGAACCACCTCTCGGAAATCTGATTCAAACAGGGAAGGACAATAATAATGTCATGATGATGGCCATCACCAACCAAGAGGAAGGAACTTTCAGCGATGAACTGGGACGTATCCTGCTGACCGACCAGGCGATCCAGGATAAGTTCCTTAATAATGTTGTCCAAACAGCCAAAAAATATGGGTTCAGAGACATTCACTTCGATTTTGAATATTTGCGTCCACAGGACAAAGAAGCCTACAACCAATTTTTACGAAAAGCAAAACAGCGTTTTAATCAAGAAGGTTGGCTGCTCTCAACCGCCCTGGCTCCCAAGACAAGTGCCGACCAAAAAGGTAAATGGTATGAAGCCCATGATTATAAAGCTCACGGTGAAATTGTCGACTTTGTCGTGATCATGACCTATGAGTGGGGATATAGTGGAGGTCCTGCCATGGCCGTTTCCCCTATCGGACCTGTTCGTGAAGTGCTTGAATACGCCATTTCAGAAATGCCTCCATCCAAGATACTCATGGGGCAAAATTTATATGGGTATGACTGGACCCTCCCATTTGTACAGGGGAGTACAGCAAAAGCCATCAGTCCTCAACAGGCAATCAAGATAGCCGCGGATAACAACGTACCGATTCAGTATGATCAAAAAGCACAGGCACCTTTCTTTAAATACCGTGACGGGAGTTCAGGGAAGGATCATGAAGTGTGGTTCGAAGATGCACGGAGCATCCAGGCAAAATTCGACCTCATGAAAGAGCTGAAACTAAGAGGGATGAGCTACTGGAAACTGGGTCTTCCCTTCCCGCAAAACTGGCTGTTACTTTCTGACAATTTCAATGTCGTAAAAAGATAA
- a CDS encoding isochorismatase family cysteine hydrolase — MIPNQTALLVIDIMNPFDFEHGNILARHTRNIVEPINTLRHYCTKHQHPVIYINDHYELWKADYKEIYQKCHNDVSDSIMTPLQPTDKDFFLIKPKHSAFYGTALNTLLHHLSVKNLIITGIAGNICVLFTANDAYMREFNLIVPRDAIASVSDEDNHYALTMMKNVLKAKIDSTGEIV; from the coding sequence ATGATACCTAACCAAACAGCTCTTCTTGTTATCGACATTATGAATCCGTTCGACTTTGAGCATGGAAATATATTGGCTCGCCATACCCGCAACATTGTTGAACCTATAAACACATTACGTCACTATTGTACCAAACATCAGCATCCTGTCATTTATATTAACGACCATTATGAGTTATGGAAAGCAGATTACAAAGAGATTTACCAGAAATGTCATAATGATGTGAGTGATAGTATCATGACTCCGCTCCAGCCGACGGATAAGGATTTTTTTCTTATTAAACCAAAGCATTCCGCTTTTTATGGCACGGCCTTAAATACACTTTTGCACCATTTGTCTGTAAAAAATCTTATCATCACGGGAATCGCAGGGAACATCTGTGTACTTTTCACAGCAAACGATGCCTATATGAGAGAGTTTAACCTTATTGTGCCCCGGGATGCCATTGCGTCAGTCAGTGACGAAGACAATCACTATGCGTTGACGATGATGAAAAATGTATTAAAAGCGAAGATAGATTCCACCGGTGAGATAGTATAA